The nucleotide window TGTTGGCCTACCAGTTATTATGGTTTGATATGGGATTTTTGCTAACAAATCTGTTAAACTCTCTATTACTTGAATAAAAATAGTAAGTGCTTTTTCTGGGATTATGATTAACTTGGAAGATATTAATGATAATAAAAAAATGAGAAAACATCCTGGCAAGATAATCATTGCAAAAATTGGTACATAGAGCAAATTAAAGAAAATGCCTACCCAAGAGAATGAATAGAAATGATACATCATAACAACGGAAGACATCATAGTAGATATAAAGGAAATGGCCAGTGACTTAGCTAGCGGATGCTGCTGTCTTCTTAAAAGCTGGCGCGAAGATAAAATAATTCCAAAAGATACGGCAAAAGAAAGTTGAAATCCAACTTCATATATAATGTAAGGTTGTAAAAAGAAAAACAAAATAAACGATAAACAAATAACAGAAAATGAACTCCATCTACTAGAAATCCTTTCTGAAAGCAAAAGTAAGCCAGTCATTGTGGCTGCTCGAATAACGGGTGCATTTGCCCCTGTTAAAACAACATAGAATGGTAAAAAAATAAGCAGAAACAAAATGGCTCGCTCTCTAATTATACCAACTCTTAGAAATAAAAAGTAAATTGCTCCAATAAGTAAATTAACATGAAGCCCTGAGATTGCTAACAAGTGAACAACACCCATTTGTTGATATGCCTCATACATATCTGTATCGAAACCATTTTTATCACCAGCGATTAGAGCTAGAAAATAAGGATTTATTTCTGAGGAAATTTGCTCCGTTAGATGATTAACTAAACGTAGACGGACATTTTGGATGCGCATTAATATGGATGGCGAAGTTGGCTTAGACACATGAAGCGTAGCAGCTTGGAGAAGATAGTTCATGTTTTTGTGCTGAAGGTAATCTTTGTAATTAAATTGGTTTTGATTTCGGTTAACGGAAGGTTCTTCTAAGCTACCATTTATAGATACAAATTGCCCATACACAAGATTTTTCAAACGCTTTTGTTCTTCTTCTGTAGGGATTTTATAAGTTAATTGGAATTTCTCTTTCTCGCAACGAACCACTGCTTGAAAACTGTCTCCATCGACTTTTAGATCATTAATTAATTGACAGTTTCCGCTAAATTCTCCTGCAGTATGAGAAGATTCATTCATCTTATCAACTAAAAATAAAAAGCAACTTGTAAAAAGATAGACGAGGATAAAAAGAAAAAGAAGTTTGGATTTCTTTCTAAAAGCAAAAATCAGGAGCAAACAGATACACATGGGAACGAAAGAGCCGACAAAAGTGGTGCAGATAATAGCTAAAATAACAATAGCCAAATAGCGCTCGATAACGTCCCCTCCCGGTTTAAGTCAACTTTTCTGAAATATTTTGATAAAGTTGTTCTGCTTTTTCTGGGGTAATATTTACTTCAACTGCTGCTTCTTTTACTAAAGTGCGCATTTTTTCTGCATTCCAATTATTTATTTGAAGAACAGATTCATCAAATTCCACTTTTTGTAATTCTACACCAGCGATGTTAAATAGTTCTAATGCATATGGATGATTCTTATAATCTTTAGCAAAATAGACTTTCTTTATTCCAGCCTGAATAATTGATTTAGTACATGCT belongs to Listeria ivanovii subsp. ivanovii and includes:
- a CDS encoding DNA internalization-related competence protein ComEC/Rec2; the encoded protein is MVILAIICTTFVGSFVPMCICLLLIFAFRKKSKLLFLFILVYLFTSCFLFLVDKMNESSHTAGEFSGNCQLINDLKVDGDSFQAVVRCEKEKFQLTYKIPTEEEQKRLKNLVYGQFVSINGSLEEPSVNRNQNQFNYKDYLQHKNMNYLLQAATLHVSKPTSPSILMRIQNVRLRLVNHLTEQISSEINPYFLALIAGDKNGFDTDMYEAYQQMGVVHLLAISGLHVNLLIGAIYFLFLRVGIIRERAILFLLIFLPFYVVLTGANAPVIRAATMTGLLLLSERISSRWSSFSVICLSFILFFFLQPYIIYEVGFQLSFAVSFGIILSSRQLLRRQQHPLAKSLAISFISTMMSSVVMMYHFYSFSWVGIFFNLLYVPIFAMIILPGCFLIFLLSLISSKLIIIPEKALTIFIQVIESLTDLLAKIPYQTIITGRPTTVMFVLLIITILLFFYRWQKKSFPIGLFIGFCCLCYLSSFNFTGKVSFIDVGQGDSILIQLPYNQGNYLIDTGGQLPFSKESWAIKKKPYTVGGSTLTPVLKSKGIRTLDKVIITHSDADHMEGLDDLQKNITIKELIFAKGAENKTIMKQTLKVMPEVKRTIILAGAKWQVGNSTFECLYPEQSGNGGNDDSIVLKANLDNKIWLFTGDLESSGERAILDKPIQADILKVGHHGSKTSSSKEFIQKVTPKFAIISCGVENQFGHPHEETIKTLEDRNVTIIRTDLSGEINYTFGAGFRTTFK